A single region of the Rhodococcus sp. W8901 genome encodes:
- a CDS encoding DNA repair helicase XPB produces MTDGPLIVQSDKTLLLEVDHERANDARQAIAPFAELERAPEHVHTYRITPLALWNARAAGHDAEQVVDALVSYSRFAVPQPLLVDIVDTMARYGRLQLVKSPVHGLTLISLDRAVLTEVMRHKKIAPMLGAMVDDDTVIVHPSERGHLKQMLLKIGWPAEDLAGYVDGEAHPIDLAFEEGHWHLRDYQEMAADSFWAGGSGVVVLPCGAGKTMVGAAAMAKAKATTLILVTNTVAGRQWKRELIARTSLTEEEIGEYSGEKKEIRPVTIATYQVITRKSKGEYKHLELFDSRDWGLVIYDEVHLLPAPVFRMTADLQSRRRLGLTATLVREDGREGDVFSLIGPKRYDAPWKDIEAQGWIAPADCIEVRVTLTDAERMAYATAEPEERYKLCSTARTKHAVVKSILDRHPGAPTLVIGAYLDQLEELGEELDAPVIQGSTRNKERELLFDKFRAGEIQTLVVSKVANFSIDLPEASVAVQVSGTFGSRQEEAQRLGRLLRPKHDGGQAHFYSVVARDTLDAEYAAHRQRFLAEQGYAYRITDADDLLGPTIG; encoded by the coding sequence GTGACCGACGGCCCGCTGATCGTCCAGTCCGACAAGACACTGCTGCTCGAGGTCGATCACGAGCGCGCGAACGACGCCCGGCAGGCGATCGCCCCGTTTGCCGAACTCGAGCGCGCCCCCGAGCACGTCCACACCTACCGGATCACTCCGCTCGCGCTGTGGAATGCCCGCGCCGCCGGGCACGACGCCGAGCAGGTGGTGGACGCCCTCGTCAGCTACTCCCGCTTCGCGGTGCCGCAGCCGCTGCTGGTCGACATCGTCGACACCATGGCCCGGTACGGCCGCCTGCAACTGGTGAAGAGTCCCGTGCACGGGCTGACGCTGATCAGCCTGGACCGGGCGGTGCTCACCGAGGTGATGCGGCACAAGAAGATCGCCCCGATGCTCGGCGCCATGGTCGACGACGACACCGTGATCGTGCATCCCAGCGAGCGCGGGCACCTCAAGCAGATGCTGCTCAAGATCGGCTGGCCCGCCGAGGACCTCGCCGGGTACGTCGACGGCGAGGCCCACCCCATCGACCTCGCGTTCGAGGAGGGGCACTGGCACCTGCGCGACTACCAGGAGATGGCGGCCGACTCGTTCTGGGCCGGCGGCTCCGGCGTCGTCGTGCTCCCCTGCGGCGCCGGCAAGACCATGGTGGGCGCGGCGGCGATGGCCAAGGCCAAGGCGACGACGCTGATCCTGGTCACCAACACCGTCGCGGGCCGGCAGTGGAAGCGCGAGCTGATCGCGCGCACGTCGCTCACCGAGGAGGAGATCGGCGAGTACTCGGGCGAGAAGAAGGAGATCCGCCCGGTCACCATCGCGACCTACCAGGTGATCACCCGCAAGTCGAAGGGCGAGTACAAGCACCTCGAGCTGTTCGACTCCCGCGACTGGGGCCTGGTGATCTACGACGAGGTGCACCTGCTGCCCGCCCCGGTGTTCCGGATGACCGCCGACCTACAGTCGCGTCGACGCCTCGGCCTCACCGCGACGCTGGTCCGCGAGGACGGCCGCGAGGGCGACGTGTTCTCCCTCATCGGCCCCAAGCGGTACGACGCGCCGTGGAAGGACATCGAGGCGCAGGGGTGGATCGCGCCCGCCGACTGCATCGAGGTGCGGGTCACGCTCACCGACGCCGAACGCATGGCGTACGCGACGGCCGAGCCGGAGGAGCGCTACAAGCTGTGCTCGACGGCCCGGACCAAGCACGCCGTCGTGAAGTCGATCCTGGACCGGCACCCCGGTGCGCCGACCCTGGTGATCGGCGCCTACCTGGACCAGCTCGAGGAGCTGGGCGAGGAACTCGACGCCCCGGTCATCCAGGGTTCCACGCGAAACAAGGAACGCGAGCTCCTCTTCGACAAGTTCCGTGCCGGCGAGATCCAGACCCTCGTGGTCAGCAAGGTCGCGAACTTCTCCATCGACCTGCCGGAGGCATCGGTGGCGGTGCAGGTGTCGGGCACGTTCGGCTCCCGGCAGGAGGAGGCGCAGCGGCTGGGCCGACTCCTGCGGCCGAAGCACGACGGCGGTCAGGCACACTTCTACTCGGTGGTCGCTCGGGACACGCTCGACGCCGAGTACGCCGCCCACCGCCAACGCTTCCTCGCCGAACAGGGCTACGCGTACCGCATCACGGACGCCGACGACCTGCTCGGCCCGACCATCGGATAG
- a CDS encoding TasA family protein produces the protein MPRPEHSSSTPTSGTRVRKALGGGRVRAALSLGIVLGLGAVGTMAAWSDTATATSGVFSVASIDLQLNNNQGNPAYAFTTLNKTDMMPGDSVQAALPIQNKGTAPFSYTMSASATGDATLAGFLKVTVLDAACANQIIAPTALSTSAAKPIITVGRNLAPSTGSETLCFRVALDPTVTVASQNKTVNVSFAFAATTA, from the coding sequence ATGCCTCGCCCCGAGCACTCCTCATCGACTCCCACCTCCGGTACCCGCGTGCGCAAGGCGTTAGGTGGCGGCCGAGTGCGCGCCGCACTCTCCCTCGGAATCGTGCTCGGTCTGGGTGCGGTCGGCACTATGGCCGCGTGGAGTGACACCGCAACCGCGACGTCGGGTGTTTTCAGCGTTGCCTCGATCGACCTGCAGCTCAACAACAATCAGGGCAATCCCGCGTACGCGTTCACAACGCTGAACAAGACCGACATGATGCCGGGCGACAGTGTCCAGGCCGCCCTGCCGATCCAGAACAAGGGCACTGCCCCGTTCAGCTATACGATGTCGGCCTCTGCAACCGGCGACGCCACCCTGGCCGGATTCCTCAAGGTCACTGTCCTCGACGCCGCGTGCGCAAACCAGATCATCGCCCCCACGGCCCTGTCCACCAGCGCAGCCAAGCCGATCATCACCGTCGGCCGCAACCTCGCCCCGTCGACCGGTTCGGAGACACTGTGTTTCCGCGTCGCACTCGACCCCACCGTGACAGTCGCCTCGCAGAACAAGACGGTCAACGTCTCATTCGCCTTTGCGGCGACCACGGCGTGA
- a CDS encoding alternate-type signal peptide domain-containing protein has product MKTQTKGFRVAVAAATLGSTLMLSACDFGSLGSGSAGGATTTTPSAPTTTAPPTTIGGGGNGSGSLALTQVTTPGWSDRNGPIDIATFRVVPGDVLTYRGSYRLTVNGTGLQARLTADDIAFTGGGQLKGKLQPQVTATIGGTVVPSGPAGIVVDTAQNNAVVDVAARFIFDPQTSGIVGQSDSATFGDFRIRLEQVLS; this is encoded by the coding sequence ATGAAGACACAGACCAAGGGCTTCAGGGTCGCCGTCGCGGCCGCCACACTCGGCTCCACACTGATGCTGTCCGCGTGCGACTTCGGCAGCCTCGGCAGCGGTAGCGCCGGTGGCGCAACGACCACGACGCCGTCGGCGCCCACCACCACCGCACCCCCCACCACGATCGGTGGTGGGGGCAACGGTTCGGGCTCCCTCGCTCTCACCCAGGTGACGACGCCGGGCTGGAGCGACCGGAACGGTCCCATCGACATCGCGACGTTCCGGGTGGTACCCGGCGACGTTCTGACGTACCGAGGCAGCTACCGGCTCACCGTCAACGGCACCGGTCTGCAGGCGCGGCTGACGGCCGACGACATCGCCTTCACCGGCGGCGGCCAGCTCAAGGGCAAGCTACAGCCTCAGGTCACCGCGACCATCGGGGGTACCGTCGTCCCGTCCGGCCCTGCCGGCATCGTGGTCGACACCGCACAGAACAACGCGGTTGTCGACGTGGCAGCCAGGTTCATCTTCGATCCGCAGACGTCAGGCATTGTCGGGCAGTCGGATTCGGCAACATTCGGCGACTTCAGAATTCGTCTCGAGCAGGTCCTCTCCTAA
- a CDS encoding cold-shock protein: protein MPTGKVKWYDVEKGFGFLSQEEGEDVYVRAAALPEGVEGLKAGQRVEFGMAAGRRGPQALSVKVLDPAPTLRQSGGARKEAVARKHSPDELHGMVEDMITLLEAKIQPDLRKGKYPDRKTAQRISEVVRAVARELDS from the coding sequence GTGCCTACCGGCAAGGTGAAGTGGTACGACGTCGAGAAGGGTTTCGGCTTCCTGTCCCAGGAAGAGGGGGAGGACGTCTACGTCCGCGCAGCGGCGCTGCCCGAAGGCGTCGAGGGCCTCAAGGCCGGCCAGCGCGTCGAATTCGGCATGGCAGCCGGACGCCGCGGCCCGCAGGCGCTGAGCGTCAAGGTGCTCGATCCGGCGCCGACGCTGCGTCAGAGCGGCGGCGCGCGCAAGGAGGCCGTGGCCCGCAAGCACTCGCCCGACGAACTGCACGGCATGGTCGAGGACATGATCACGCTGCTCGAGGCCAAGATCCAGCCGGACCTGCGCAAGGGCAAGTACCCGGACCGCAAGACCGCGCAGCGGATCTCCGAGGTGGTGCGCGCCGTGGCGCGCGAGCTCGACAGCTGA
- a CDS encoding signal peptidase I: MSNAVGRDEPTTIWWWVKSVVSWLLLIAMVGILALTIVIPRIVGATPYTVLTGSMKPTYPPGTLIVVRPQDPQTLAVGDPITFQWESGKPDVVTHRITQVRRTSQGELTFVTHGDNNPSPDERPVVPEQVRGKVWYSVSYVGYVNNYITGKQRSVLLVVVVGGLLIYAVSMFVSSGLDKARKRRPESASDDDSTVTAVIPVVDADAPATTK, encoded by the coding sequence ATGAGTAACGCGGTCGGGAGGGACGAGCCCACCACCATTTGGTGGTGGGTGAAGTCCGTCGTCTCTTGGCTGCTGCTCATCGCGATGGTCGGCATCCTGGCGCTGACGATCGTGATTCCACGAATCGTCGGCGCCACCCCATATACGGTGCTGACCGGTTCGATGAAGCCCACGTATCCTCCGGGAACGCTCATCGTTGTGCGACCGCAGGACCCGCAGACACTCGCGGTCGGCGACCCCATCACCTTTCAGTGGGAGTCCGGCAAGCCGGATGTTGTGACCCACCGGATCACCCAGGTGCGGCGCACGTCTCAGGGCGAACTGACGTTTGTGACGCACGGCGACAACAACCCGTCACCCGACGAGAGACCGGTTGTACCCGAGCAGGTTCGGGGCAAGGTCTGGTACTCCGTGTCCTATGTGGGGTATGTCAACAACTACATCACCGGCAAGCAGCGCTCGGTCCTCCTCGTGGTGGTCGTCGGCGGTCTGCTGATCTACGCGGTGTCGATGTTCGTCAGCTCAGGCCTGGACAAGGCCCGCAAGCGCCGACCCGAGTCGGCCTCCGACGACGACTCCACCGTCACTGCCGTAATCCCCGTTGTCGACGCCGACGCGCCGGCCACGACGAAGTAA
- a CDS encoding alternate-type signal peptide domain-containing protein, with protein sequence MNKQTKGAIAAGAAALLLAGGAGTFALWSDTETLNGGTISSGKLSLETVGTPGWTKGGSPVTISSYKAVPGDVLVYNAKAKIGAVGDNLHATLKADASSITGDPELLAALAPQTTATLNGDALATGATGVAINQDNDGQTVDVQVTFTFNATGTTAQTQSVNLANFNLTLTQDS encoded by the coding sequence ATGAACAAGCAGACCAAGGGCGCAATCGCCGCCGGCGCAGCGGCGCTGCTCCTCGCCGGTGGTGCCGGCACATTCGCGCTGTGGAGCGACACCGAGACGCTCAACGGCGGCACGATCTCCTCCGGCAAGCTCTCCCTCGAGACCGTGGGAACTCCCGGTTGGACCAAGGGCGGAAGCCCGGTCACCATCTCCAGCTACAAGGCCGTTCCCGGCGATGTCCTCGTCTACAACGCAAAGGCCAAGATCGGCGCGGTTGGCGACAACCTGCACGCGACGCTCAAGGCAGATGCCAGCAGCATCACCGGCGACCCAGAGCTTCTTGCCGCCCTCGCTCCTCAGACCACCGCAACCCTTAACGGCGACGCCCTGGCCACCGGTGCCACGGGAGTGGCGATCAACCAGGACAACGACGGCCAGACGGTCGACGTCCAGGTCACCTTCACATTCAACGCGACCGGCACGACGGCGCAGACCCAGAGCGTGAACCTCGCAAACTTCAACCTCACCCTCACGCAGGATTCCTGA
- a CDS encoding DUF2771 family protein: MMQDRTKKIVALIAALVVVAAAGLAGVVAYLVGQSEEKLPTITAYSKQETVSATPGFCDQTLQCEGLEIVELHVPEGYPLQLSLPKEVADSDWRLNVQIGNPKTGEIFEGYRDYTPGEAWAVTVPGNPGEQLISAIIQLPAQGGLAPVWALQTIPMPGGGQVAPAS; encoded by the coding sequence ATGATGCAGGACCGGACGAAAAAGATTGTCGCGCTGATCGCGGCCCTAGTGGTGGTCGCGGCGGCCGGTCTTGCAGGGGTCGTCGCCTACCTCGTCGGTCAGTCGGAGGAGAAGCTGCCGACCATCACCGCGTACTCGAAGCAGGAGACCGTCTCGGCCACGCCGGGGTTCTGCGACCAGACGCTGCAGTGCGAGGGGCTCGAGATCGTCGAACTCCACGTGCCCGAGGGCTACCCGCTGCAGCTGTCGCTGCCCAAGGAGGTCGCGGACTCCGACTGGCGTCTCAACGTCCAGATCGGTAACCCGAAGACCGGCGAGATCTTCGAGGGCTACCGCGACTACACCCCCGGCGAGGCGTGGGCGGTGACGGTGCCCGGCAATCCGGGCGAGCAGTTGATCAGCGCCATCATCCAGCTTCCCGCGCAGGGCGGGCTGGCACCGGTGTGGGCCCTGCAGACCATCCCGATGCCCGGCGGCGGACAGGTCGCCCCGGCCTCCTGA
- a CDS encoding YccF domain-containing protein — translation MRILLNIIWLIFGGLWLALGYFLAGVIMCILIITIPFGIASFRIGVYALWPFGKTVVDKPTAGVGSLIGNVIWLILAGVWIAIGHIVTAVAMAITIIGIPLAIANLKMIPVCLMPLGKEIVDVDRRDQAQWSTA, via the coding sequence ATGAGGATCCTGCTGAACATCATCTGGCTGATCTTCGGTGGCCTGTGGCTGGCGCTCGGCTACTTCCTGGCCGGCGTGATCATGTGCATCCTCATCATCACGATCCCGTTCGGCATCGCGTCCTTCCGGATCGGGGTGTACGCGCTGTGGCCGTTCGGCAAGACGGTGGTCGACAAACCCACCGCAGGCGTCGGGTCGCTCATCGGCAATGTCATCTGGCTCATCCTCGCGGGCGTCTGGATCGCGATCGGCCACATCGTCACCGCCGTCGCCATGGCGATCACGATCATCGGTATCCCGCTCGCGATCGCCAATCTCAAGATGATCCCTGTCTGTCTGATGCCGCTCGGTAAGGAGATCGTGGACGTCGACCGCCGCGATCAGGCCCAGTGGTCGACGGCCTGA
- a CDS encoding signal peptidase I, producing MICIVATVAAMVFGVKPLIFRSGSMSPEITTGSLALSRNVPATDLKVGDVVSVENTQGTRITHRVHALDPQAGGTVLVTLKGDANQDPDIEPYAITEADRVFTSVGGLGYVVAWLSSPAALLLGGAFVGALLMIVVRPAKKNDDDSDDDQATGPGSSIEDAATTEFVPVIESKVEPMSPTKRFSVPSARSILAISAAALSVLGITQATMTAAALTDNATAAASFSTPADMLAAPKWLGCSGSGGSVTMKWAHLGPGYTYDVKLVSGWGGSWNPTIPQNKGDVVSISVSAYDNVYETASSSRIEVRAKRDGQIGSGWVGENMWAFTLWNIKCDGATSDGNQVQGLTAGTEALNARMAGPVETTTTPSSTTAAPSSTTSPQTTTSTTTTAPTTSDTTASTTTTTTTPPTTASETSESTTTTTTTTTPPATTATAADTPLGTSEKSQSRDYSALLVNSAETSETAIVIEDANGEELERIPASASAHYEWDSSTDALWIVDNGKLYKATGSTWNKTAVDPSSTDVPADIAALIE from the coding sequence GTGATCTGCATAGTGGCGACCGTCGCCGCAATGGTGTTCGGCGTCAAGCCGCTGATCTTCCGGTCCGGTTCGATGTCGCCCGAGATCACAACCGGTTCACTCGCGTTGTCTCGCAACGTCCCAGCCACCGATCTGAAGGTTGGTGACGTTGTCAGCGTCGAGAATACGCAGGGCACCCGCATCACGCACCGCGTGCACGCGCTCGATCCACAGGCCGGTGGCACCGTGCTCGTCACACTCAAGGGCGATGCCAACCAGGACCCCGACATCGAACCCTACGCAATCACCGAAGCCGATCGCGTCTTCACGAGCGTCGGCGGACTCGGCTACGTGGTGGCGTGGCTGTCGAGCCCCGCTGCACTCCTCCTCGGCGGCGCTTTCGTCGGCGCTCTACTGATGATCGTGGTACGCCCAGCCAAGAAGAATGACGACGACAGCGACGACGACCAGGCGACCGGCCCGGGTTCGTCTATCGAGGACGCTGCCACCACCGAATTCGTGCCAGTCATCGAGTCGAAGGTCGAACCCATGTCTCCCACAAAGCGATTCTCGGTCCCCTCCGCTCGATCGATACTTGCGATCAGCGCCGCCGCCCTGTCTGTCCTCGGCATCACCCAGGCCACGATGACCGCTGCGGCGCTCACCGACAATGCCACGGCGGCAGCGTCGTTCTCGACGCCCGCCGATATGTTGGCGGCACCGAAGTGGTTGGGGTGCAGCGGTAGCGGTGGCTCCGTCACGATGAAGTGGGCGCATCTCGGACCCGGGTACACCTATGATGTCAAGCTGGTGAGCGGATGGGGCGGATCCTGGAATCCCACGATCCCGCAGAACAAGGGAGACGTAGTCTCCATCAGCGTGAGCGCATACGACAACGTCTACGAGACGGCCTCGTCCTCCCGAATCGAGGTGCGCGCGAAGCGAGACGGGCAGATTGGCTCCGGCTGGGTAGGCGAGAACATGTGGGCGTTCACCCTCTGGAACATCAAGTGCGACGGCGCTACCTCCGACGGCAACCAGGTGCAGGGACTAACCGCCGGAACCGAAGCGCTGAACGCCCGGATGGCGGGACCCGTCGAGACCACCACGACGCCGTCCTCGACAACCGCCGCACCGTCGAGCACGACGTCGCCTCAGACCACCACTAGCACCACAACGACCGCTCCGACGACGTCCGACACGACGGCAAGCACCACCACCACGACAACCACGCCTCCGACAACGGCGTCGGAGACATCGGAATCCACGACAACCACTACCACTACAACCACGCCTCCGGCTACGACGGCCACTGCCGCCGACACCCCCCTGGGCACGTCGGAGAAGTCGCAGTCCCGCGACTACTCGGCGCTGTTGGTGAACTCGGCCGAAACCTCGGAGACCGCGATCGTGATCGAGGACGCGAACGGTGAAGAACTGGAGCGGATTCCAGCGTCGGCATCGGCCCACTACGAGTGGGATTCATCCACAGACGCCCTGTGGATTGTGGATAACGGGAAGCTCTACAAGGCAACGGGTTCCACATGGAACAAGACCGCCGTCGACCCGTCGTCCACCGACGTGCCGGCCGACATCGCGGCCCTGATCGAATGA
- a CDS encoding helicase-associated domain-containing protein, producing the protein MTSTHGTEGAPETANPVAAPTLTGWLSARKDAELTDLLRLRPDLAVPPPATAAVLAGRAEQRASVMRAADTLGSLEFTVLEVLALEQADQMPVARRHVDDALGGRVPAKTVDKALDRLRALALTWGDDDRLRIVRAAADAIPWRIGRITAESEAMTEDEIRAALDGIEPGERDLLTTLARSSPIGRTRDAAPGTSPDRPVQRLLARGLLHWIDAETVELPVQVGQVLRGEAVFDPASPTPPPLTGRKQKLSDVNATAAGEALELVRHCEDLVAALGDGPAPALKAGGLGVREVRRLSKSTGIDEARIGLLLELLAGAGLIASGSPDPAPLTDIDDYWAPTVAVDGWLNSGTARRWATLAGAWLTLPRRPWIIGSRDATDKPISALSEEVRAPGAALERRLLLELLTEAGGGKSVSASEASRLLAWRRPRWAGRLGPRVVERTLGEARTLGLVAHGVLSSPGKALLHGGDPESEMDAALPAPIDYFLVQADLTVVAPGPLIPELLDQITLVADIESAGAASMYRVSENSIRRALDAGLSASELQTLFSTRSKTPVPQSLSYLIDDVARRHGRLRAGVASSFIRCEDPALLAEVLASPVAEQLALRALAPTVVISQAPLKEVLTELRAVGFAPAGEDSSGAIVDLRPRGARVPAARVPRLRTPAVPTDEQLATLVRSLRAGDRAAASTGAGLRSDGTRASSAATMTLLQTAAQVRRSVSIGYVDAQGIASQRIVEPVSVGGGQLDALDPATGEMRRFTLHRITSVALVD; encoded by the coding sequence ATGACCTCCACGCATGGCACCGAGGGCGCCCCGGAAACCGCAAACCCCGTGGCAGCACCCACACTGACCGGCTGGTTGAGCGCCCGCAAGGACGCCGAACTGACCGACCTGTTGCGGCTGCGCCCGGATCTCGCCGTGCCTCCACCCGCCACGGCCGCGGTGCTGGCCGGGCGCGCCGAGCAGCGCGCGTCGGTGATGCGGGCCGCCGACACCCTGGGATCCCTCGAATTCACCGTCCTCGAGGTCCTGGCGCTGGAACAGGCCGATCAGATGCCGGTCGCGCGCCGGCACGTCGACGACGCCCTCGGCGGCCGGGTGCCGGCCAAGACCGTCGACAAGGCGCTGGACCGGCTGCGCGCCCTGGCGCTGACGTGGGGCGACGACGACCGGCTGCGGATCGTGCGCGCCGCGGCCGACGCCATCCCGTGGCGCATCGGCCGTATCACCGCCGAGTCCGAGGCGATGACCGAGGACGAGATCCGGGCCGCGCTCGACGGGATCGAACCGGGTGAGCGCGACCTGCTGACCACGCTGGCCCGGTCGTCGCCCATCGGCCGCACCCGCGACGCCGCGCCCGGCACCTCACCGGACCGCCCCGTCCAACGTCTGCTCGCCCGCGGGCTGCTGCACTGGATCGACGCCGAGACGGTGGAGCTGCCCGTCCAGGTGGGTCAGGTGCTGCGCGGCGAGGCCGTCTTCGATCCCGCGTCACCCACCCCGCCCCCGCTCACCGGACGCAAGCAGAAGCTCTCCGACGTCAACGCGACCGCAGCGGGCGAGGCCCTCGAACTGGTGCGGCACTGTGAGGACCTGGTGGCCGCGCTCGGTGACGGGCCGGCGCCCGCGCTCAAGGCCGGCGGCCTGGGTGTGCGGGAGGTGCGGCGGCTGTCCAAGTCGACCGGCATCGACGAGGCCCGCATCGGCCTGCTGCTCGAACTGCTGGCCGGTGCCGGACTGATCGCGAGCGGCAGCCCCGACCCCGCACCGCTCACCGACATCGACGACTACTGGGCCCCCACCGTCGCCGTGGACGGCTGGCTCAACTCGGGCACCGCCCGGCGCTGGGCCACCCTCGCCGGGGCATGGCTGACGCTGCCGCGCCGGCCATGGATCATCGGTAGCCGCGACGCCACCGACAAGCCCATCTCGGCGCTGTCCGAGGAGGTGCGCGCGCCGGGCGCCGCCCTGGAACGCCGGCTGCTGTTGGAACTGCTCACCGAGGCGGGCGGCGGGAAGTCGGTGTCCGCGTCCGAGGCCAGCCGGCTGCTCGCGTGGCGTCGTCCGCGCTGGGCGGGTCGGCTGGGGCCGCGCGTCGTGGAGCGGACCCTCGGGGAGGCGCGCACGCTCGGGCTGGTGGCGCACGGCGTCCTCAGTTCGCCGGGCAAGGCGCTGCTGCACGGCGGCGACCCCGAGTCCGAGATGGACGCCGCGCTGCCCGCGCCCATCGACTACTTCCTGGTGCAGGCCGACCTCACCGTCGTCGCGCCCGGGCCGCTCATCCCGGAGCTGCTCGATCAGATCACGCTCGTCGCCGACATCGAGTCCGCGGGCGCGGCGTCGATGTACCGGGTCAGCGAGAACAGCATCCGGCGCGCGCTCGACGCCGGGCTCTCAGCGTCCGAGCTGCAGACGCTGTTCTCGACCCGCTCCAAGACGCCGGTGCCGCAGTCGCTGAGCTACCTCATCGACGACGTCGCCCGCCGCCACGGCCGGCTGCGGGCCGGGGTCGCGTCGTCGTTCATCCGCTGCGAGGACCCGGCGCTGCTCGCGGAGGTTCTGGCCTCCCCCGTGGCCGAGCAGCTGGCGCTGCGGGCCCTGGCTCCCACCGTCGTCATCTCGCAGGCCCCGCTCAAGGAGGTCCTCACCGAGCTGCGTGCGGTCGGGTTCGCCCCGGCCGGCGAGGACTCGTCCGGCGCGATCGTCGACCTGCGCCCGCGCGGGGCCCGCGTGCCGGCGGCCCGGGTGCCGCGGCTGCGCACCCCGGCCGTCCCCACCGACGAGCAGCTCGCGACGCTGGTCCGCTCGCTCCGCGCCGGTGACCGCGCCGCCGCGTCCACCGGTGCCGGACTGCGCAGCGACGGCACGCGCGCGTCCAGCGCGGCGACGATGACGCTGCTGCAGACCGCCGCGCAGGTCCGGCGCAGCGTGTCGATCGGTTACGTCGACGCGCAGGGCATCGCGTCGCAGCGCATCGTGGAACCGGTCAGCGTCGGCGGCGGTCAGCTCGACGCGCTCGACCCGGCGACCGGTGAGATGCGTCGCTTCACACTGCACCGCATCACCTCCGTCGCGCTCGTCGACTGA
- a CDS encoding cyclase family protein — MTTLTDLLTKIGSKSIEVLDLTAPLCSDTPVLHLPEPFANTIPAALETVSNFDDDGPMWAWNNLHTGEHTGTHLDAPTHWITGRDGASVDQIPPERLIGPVAVIDVTAEVEANPDFVLEVEHIEAWEAEHGPLPDGAWPILRTGWGERGSDPVRFANADADGPHTPGLSVAAAKWLAESSPITGFGVETVGIDAGIAGGFDPMFPAHYFLLGHDKYGLTQLRNVDKLPTLGAVLVASPLPIVGGTGSPARVFALVERA; from the coding sequence GTGACGACGCTGACCGACCTGCTCACCAAGATCGGCTCCAAGAGCATCGAGGTGCTCGACCTGACCGCGCCGCTCTGCTCGGACACCCCGGTCCTGCATCTGCCGGAGCCGTTCGCCAACACCATTCCGGCGGCGCTCGAGACGGTCAGCAACTTCGACGACGACGGCCCGATGTGGGCGTGGAACAACCTGCACACCGGCGAGCACACCGGCACCCATCTGGATGCGCCGACGCACTGGATCACCGGGCGGGACGGCGCCAGCGTCGACCAGATTCCGCCGGAGCGGCTGATCGGTCCGGTCGCGGTCATCGACGTCACCGCCGAGGTGGAGGCGAACCCGGACTTCGTGCTCGAGGTGGAACACATCGAGGCGTGGGAGGCCGAGCACGGCCCGCTGCCCGACGGCGCGTGGCCGATCCTGCGCACCGGCTGGGGCGAGCGGGGCAGCGACCCGGTGCGTTTCGCGAACGCGGACGCCGACGGCCCGCACACCCCCGGCCTGTCGGTGGCGGCGGCCAAATGGCTGGCCGAGTCGAGCCCCATCACCGGGTTCGGTGTGGAGACGGTCGGCATCGACGCCGGCATCGCGGGCGGCTTCGACCCGATGTTCCCAGCGCACTACTTCCTGCTGGGCCACGACAAGTACGGCCTGACGCAGCTGCGCAACGTCGACAAGCTGCCGACGCTGGGCGCGGTGCTGGTGGCGTCGCCGCTGCCGATCGTCGGCGGAACCGGCAGCCCGGCACGCGTGTTCGCACTGGTCGAGCGCGCATGA
- a CDS encoding resuscitation-promoting factor Rpf1 domain-containing protein: MSGRHRKPSTTGRTVAKVAVTGAIMGVGGVAFAGTASAAPDSDWDKLAQCEAGGNWGINTGNGYHGGLQFSPSTWTSHGGGQFAATANQATREQQIVVAERVLANQGWGAWPSCSSKLGLSSAPSQRSAPATEAPRVVTPAPVAQAPVHPAQGVFDQIDSLIDAAADQGIVIGQPILDAYDVAKTIDLSKLNLQDVAGVANLSQS, encoded by the coding sequence ATGAGCGGACGCCATCGCAAGCCGTCTACCACCGGCCGCACCGTAGCCAAGGTCGCCGTCACCGGCGCCATCATGGGCGTGGGCGGTGTCGCCTTCGCCGGCACGGCCAGCGCGGCCCCCGACTCCGACTGGGACAAGCTCGCGCAGTGCGAGGCCGGCGGCAACTGGGGCATCAACACCGGCAACGGCTACCACGGTGGCCTGCAGTTCTCGCCGAGCACCTGGACCAGCCATGGTGGCGGACAGTTCGCTGCCACCGCGAACCAGGCCACCCGTGAGCAGCAGATCGTCGTCGCTGAGCGCGTGCTCGCCAACCAGGGTTGGGGCGCCTGGCCGTCCTGCTCGTCCAAGCTCGGCCTGAGCAGCGCGCCGTCGCAGCGCAGCGCCCCAGCCACCGAGGCCCCGCGGGTCGTCACTCCCGCCCCGGTCGCCCAGGCACCGGTGCACCCCGCGCAGGGCGTCTTCGACCAGATCGACTCGCTCATCGACGCCGCCGCCGATCAGGGCATCGTCATCGGCCAGCCGATCCTCGACGCCTACGACGTCGCGAAGACGATCGACCTCAGCAAGCTGAACCTGCAGGACGTCGCCGGCGTGGCGAACCTCTCGCAGAGCTGA